The genomic window ATTATGAATACCACCGGCATGACCAGTAGATTTAAGCCCTAGTTTACGTGCTGAGTAACTGGTTAATAGATAGGTATCTAAACAACCATCGACAATAATTTCACGGTCAACCGTTTTTATGCCTTCACTGTCGAAAGCACTACTCGCTAAGCCCTTTAAAATATGAGGGCGTTCACTGATGTTTAAAAAGTCAGGAAAAACTTGTTTACCAATAGCGTCCATTAAAAAAGATGATTTACGGTATAAATTGCCACCGCTGATCGCCGCAATAAAATGTCCAAAAATGGAATTAGCAATATCGGCACGAAACATCACCGGTACTTTTCCTGTCGGTAATTTTTGAGCATTCAATCTCGATAGCGCTTCTTTTGATGCTTGCACACCAATAGCAACGCCATTATCCATTAAGTCAAAATCACGATTAACGGTGTAAGCATAATCTCTTTGCATATCATCACCTTCAGAGGCGATCATTACACAGCTTAAACTATGTCGAGAGCTCGGATAGCCAACAATTTGCCCATTGGTATTGCCATACACTTTATAGCCTTCAAAGCTATCAAGTGAGGCACCATCTGAGTTAGTAATACGAGGATCATACGCTAGCGCACTATCTTCACATTCTTTGGCGAGTTGAATAGCTTGGTCTGTTGTTAAAACTTTTGGGTGATATAAGTCTAAATCAGCAGGCGACATTTCAAGCATGTCCTTGTCTGCTAATCCTGAACAGTCGTCAACAGAGGTATACTTTGCAATATTAACCGCCGCTTGTACGGTTTGTTTTAACGCCGCTTCTGATAAATCTGCGGTTGAAGCACTCCCTTTACGACCTTGCTGGTAAACAGTAATACCCAATGCACCGTCATTAGTAAACTCAACCGTTTCAACTTCACCAAACCGCGTACCAACACTTAACCCTTGTTGGCGGCTTATAGAAGCTTCAGCTGCATCTGCTCCTAGCGATTTTGCTAAGTCGAGTACTTGTGCTACACGTTGCTCAACGTCTCTTAATTGTTCGTTCATCGATTGTTTAGCGTTCATCGTTTCAGTCATAATTTATTGTTTTCTTCTATAAATGCAGGAAATTGGAGAATATGCGCTGTATACCATAAGCACTTACGAGTATAATAGCGATAATTATCACTTTAATAACGAATATTATGCCCGACTCTGCTAACGATATCGATGAATTAGATGAAGAATTAAAAAGTAAATCAGAAGTAAAGCGCGAAATGATCCAGTTACAAATCTTTGGACAGTCGCTTATTGATTTATCTAAGCATCAGCGCAGTAAAATTCCTTTTACTGAGGAGATTAAGGACGCCTTAATTTTAGCTGATAAAATTAAAAACAAACATGAGGCATTACGTCGCCATGTTCGCCACTTGGCAAGAATATTATCAGAATCTGATTTAGAGCCAATTAAACATGCTCTTGATGTTATGGCAAATAAGCATCAACAAGAAACAGCTAAGTTTGTTAAGCTTGAAAAGATGCGCGATGACGCTATTGATAAAGGTAATGACTTTGTAGAAGCTTTACTGAACGAGCATGAGTCGATGGAAAGACAAAAGCTACGTCAATTAGTACGACAAGCGGCAAAAGAGAAAAAAGCAGAAAAGCTTGGCAAGTATTACAAAGAGCTATTTGATTATCTAAAACTTCATACCAGACAGATAAACTAGTCGTTTATCTATAAAAAAACCTGCATCAGCAGGTTTTTTTAATACTAAATTTTATTCATTGCTAAATTACAATAAATCGAAGTAGCCAAAATACACTGGCTACTTATTAAAACGCTTATTGAAATAGCACAGTAGATAATTGTTAAAAGTGCTTATTTACTTGCACGCGATACGTATTCACCCGTACGCGTATCCACTTTAACTGTCTCACCAATTTGAATAAATAGCGGTACACGAATAACCGCACCGGTATGTAAAGTTGCTGGTTTTCCACCCGTACCGGCAGTATCACCTTTTAATCCTGGATCTGTTTCTGTAACATCTAGATCAACAAAATTAGGGGTTGTTACTGTGATAGGTGAACCATTCCATAAAGTAATGGTACAAAGATCGCCTTCTTTTAACCATTTAATACAATCTACAACTGCTTTTTCATCAGCGGCAATTTGCTCAAAGGTATCATTATTCATAAAATGCCAGAATTCACCATCAGCATACAAGTAAGCTAGCTCGGTTTCCATTACATCAGCGCCTTCGCAAGACTCGCCTGATTTAAAGGTTTTTTCTAAGACTTTATTAGAAATAAGTTTACGAATTTTTACGCGGCTAAAGGCTTGGCCTTTACCTGGTTTTACTAATTCGTTTTCTAAAATGTTACATGGTTCGCCGTCAATCATTAATTTAAGGCCAGCCTTAAATTGGTTTGTACTAAAATTAGCCATATGAATGTTCTCTTATACTCAAACAAATAACGCAGAGATTTAAATTGAAATTACAAATGCCGCAGATAATACCCCAAATAAGCGAACAATTGCACATTTCTTGGCAAAAAGAGTTAAGTAATGTCGTTACAGATCCGAAAAAGCTTTTAGATATGCTAGAAATTGACAGCCAAGATTATCTGCAACACTTTGCCGCACGTAAGTTATTTCCGGTCCGTGTACCTCGACCTTTTATTACAAGAATGAAAAAAGGCGACTTTAACGATCCGCTGCTTAAACAGGTTATGCCACTCTCTGATGAGTTTGTTATCTCTGATGGCTATTCAATGGATCCACTAGAAGAACACGACACGGTTGCCGAAGGCTTATTGCATAAATATAAGCACAGAGTCTTGATGATTATAAAGTCAGGTTGTGCAGTTAATTGCCGTTATTGTTTTCGTCGCCACTTTCCTTATGATGAAAACAGTCCCAATAAAATTCGATGGCAGCCGGCACTAAAATATATTGCCGATCATCCTGAAATTAATGAAGTGATTTTCAGTGGTGGCGATCCTTTAATGGCAAGTGATGATCATCTACAGTGGCTTATTGAACAACTTGAGCCGATTAAACATTTGACACGCTTGCGTATTCATACGCGTTTACCCATTGTTATCCCGCAGCGCATAACAACATCATTAGTGAACATTTTGTCTGAAACTCGATTAAAGGCAACCATGGTTTTACATATTAATCACCCTAATGAAATCGATGATGAAGTAAAACAAGCACTCGAAAAACTACGTGTGGCAAGAATTCCTTTGTTTAATCAAAGCGTATTATTAAAAGGGGTGAATGATGATGCCAAACTCCTATGTCAACTCAGTGAAACTTTATTTGATAGTGGTATTCAACCTTATTACTTACATATGTTTGATCCCGTACAAGGGGTTGCTCACTTTGATATTTGTGAAGAGGAGGCAAAAATAATTGTCCAAAAAATGATGGCGATATTACCTGGCTTTTTAATGCCAAAATTAGTACGAGAAATTGCGGGAGAAGCTAACAAAACCCCCATCAATTTGGCATAATAGCGATATATCAAAACAATCGTCAATATAGAGACACTATGAGCGCAACTGTTAGTAAACAACTCGTTGATAATATTTCAATTATTTTAAAAAAATCGCTAGCCGCTGATGCGACTTTAGCTGATTTAAGAAAAAACAAGCAAGCAAGCTTTGAGGCAATATTTAAAGCAGACGCTGGTTTCAAATGTTCGGCAAATACTTTTCAGCCTTATGTTGAAGAAGTCGCGAACGATTTAATTTTTTGGCAAAAAACATCAGATCAACAAACGTTAATAGATACGGTAAAGAAAATAGAAAAGCTTTTTACCGTTTTAGCGAACTTTGAAAACAGTGCAACGGTTACTCATTAACGGTACCGCTTAAAAGTAAAAATAAAAAGGCCATCTTTATTGCACGATAAAGATGGCCTTTTGCTTTATATAACGTTAAAAATGTGACGCTTATTTATCAACATAGTCTGCGAAAGCATCTTTAAACCAATCATCAAGCAATTTTTTTTCATAGCCTAACGCATTATTTCTATATTTTAAGCGTCCACCCATCATAAAACTCATATCTTTTAGATTAACATTGTCGCTAAGTATTATGACTTTCTCAGCATTTATTAATGTAAATGATAGTTTTATTCTTGGAAAATAAAGGTCTTTAATCACTCTGATTTGATGTAGACCGCTGGCGAGAACGTCACCCGCTAAATCAATGTCTGTTACGTCTATATTTAGTATTTGAGATGCGGGTAATGCTTTGGCAAGTTTGGATAAATGTTTTTCAAATTCGTTAAACATATTTTCTCGAAAGCGTTTTCTACCTTCCGTTCCTGAATCAATATCTCGGTATTTATCAGGCTCTGTCCAAGTGATGTTCACCTCAGCAGCTTGTACTGTAGGAATCGTAAAGATCATACTGCTTAGTATTAAAGCAGTCAATAAAGTGAATAGTGGTTTAATCATCATTTATCCTTAACCATAAAGTTTATTAATGCCGAGTGGTTTATTTATATTTACCCTGAATAAAAACGGCGCTAAAATTATCTTAACCATAGTTACACAGCTTACTTAACTTTACTGCTTTAATCGCTGTTGTAAAAAATCTACAACCCTTTTATGACGCATTTTTACCGCTGAAATATTGAGGTGACAAATATCGGCTATTTCTTGAAACTCCAAACCTGTGCGGTAGCGTAATAGCATAATATTACGATCAGCAAAGGACAGGTTAACCATTAATAATGAAAGTGCTGTGCCAAAATCTTCGTGGCTACTGTCATCATCGATTATACTTTCAAGATATTCATCATTGTGTTCGATAGTATCCCAACGGCGATCTCTTATTTTATTGATACATTCGTTATGGGCAATTTTAAATAGCCATGCTTTAAAAGATACCGCCCACTTAAAGTTTTTTAAGTGGGCGAGTACCTTTATAATTGTTTCTTGTACGACGTCTTCTGCATCAGGCTGATGCTTAAGTAACTTTACACAGTATCCTTTTAAAACAGGTAAATAAGGTGCAATTAGTTGCTGAAAAAGACGGGTATCATAAGGCAGGCTTGCTTGCACTAGGGCAACAAGCTCGCGTTCATTAAGCGTAGTCAAACCGTAAAATAAGCCTCAACTATTGCTTAATAACTTTATTAGCTAATAAGAAAGTATTCGGTATCGTCGTTAGCGACTCATCGGCTGCCATCACTTTACTCGCAACACTGCCAATAACAGCTAAGGTGCCCTTAATGTCTGTTACTTCAATAACGTCACCTATTTGGTACATCTCTCGAAGATAAACGCCAGCAACAATTTCTTGGGCCATAGCTTTAGTGCCGATACCTAAAGAAATAGCCGCCGCTAAACCGACACTGCCAATAAGTACTGTCATGATGTTATTTAGCAGAGAAACATCTATGTCTAATTGCGTAATAGATAAAGAAACAGTAATAACAATAATAATACCGCGGCATACTTCGGCAACGGAACGGCCATAGTCAATACCCGTATTCTTAGCGGCTATTTTTACACCATTAAAAACAATTTGCGCAACAAAGAAGCCACAAATTAAGACAGCGAGTGAAGCGAGTAATTTAGGTAAAAACAACACCAACGTGTCGATTAAGCCAGAAAGTACGGTTAAGCCTAAAATATCTAAAGCCGCTAACAAAAAGATCAGTAAGAAGAATGTCGAAATAAGACTAGCAACAACTTGGCTACCCGTTAAAGTAACATCCATTTTTTTCAGCAGTGAATCTAGACCCAGTTTATTTAAAAACGTATCAAAACCAATTTTAATTAATGACTTATGAAGAAAGTTTTTAATGAGTGTTGAAATAATCCAACCGACAAGTAGAAATAAAATAGCGACAATTAAATCAGGTAAAAAAGTAACCACTTTATGCCAAACAGTTATTAAGCCAGAGTAAGCTTTGTCGGTGATGTTTTCAGTATCCATTATCTATTCTCATTATTAGTTATGCTATTGCTTGTTATCTTTGGGCAAGGTGCCATCTGTTTAAATATCGGTTTTAAAACTTTCATAAATAGGCTAATAAAAACAACCCAAAGTGAAGCTAAGCCCAATGCAACAAGATCTTTTGTACCTTGCTGATTATTTGCTGTTAAGGTTGCGCGCTTAAAAAGCTGATCATCTGATGTACTAAAAGCAACATCTGCATCACGGCTTAATTCTTTCGCTAAACTCTTTTCTATGTCTTTCATCTCATCCTCGAGCAATAGTTTTATCGCTTTATTCTTTAACGCCTGAGCCGTTAAAAAGTCACATTAAATCTGTATGTTTTTTATTCTTATTTTTATCTATACACATCAACTTTTTTAATTCGGGTGCATTCTACGCTAAACAATTTTGAGTTTTAACGTTAATTTAGTAAAATTAAGAAAAACTTGTGACTTTTGAGTTTCTTATCCGTTATAGAGCCAGAAATTACAGCACATTACTTGAAACTTAATAAGGATTTATCCATGAAAACTTTTAACATGACTCTGATAGCTGCATTAATAAGCTCTCCACTAGCTGCAGAAACTATTGATAAAACATGGGAGCTTGGTGTGTTTAGCGACTACATCAAGTCAGATACAAACAAAGAAAACAATATTGACTGGCAACAAATTGAAGCGGGCAAAAGCCTTGGTATTGATTTACAAAAAATCATTAATGAGCGCTGGGATATTCGTTTAGAATTAGCTAAAACGCGTTACGACATTGAAAATGGCAATGATAAAGATTACGGAACACGTGCCGGTATCGATGCGATTTATAAAGTTGAAGATAGCAGCTTTTACCTTTTCACTGGTGTAAAGCGCTTCAATAATGTTAGAAGTTATAACGCGGCTAATGTAGGTGCTGGTTATAACCTTCAAATTAATGATCGTTTCTCTCTATACAGCGAAGCCGCTGTTTATCGTGATCTTGATTACGGTCAAACAGATCAAGGTATTAAACTAGGTGTAAAATATACTTTTGGCGATGTTAAAAAATCACCTGTTGTTAACAAAGCTGTTGTTAACAAACCTGTTATGGAAACGATGAAGCCAACAACGCCAGTCGTTAAAAAAGTGATGATGGTTGATACTGACAACGATGGTGTTAGTGATAACAACGACCGTTGTGCTAATACACCGGCAAATGTAAAGGTTGATTCACAAGGCTGTACGTTATATTCAGAAAAATCAGTCGAAATTAAGTTAAATGTTATCTTTGAAAATAACAGTTCACTGGTTAAGCCAGCAATGGTTGATGATGTTCAGCGTTTAGCTGATTTCATGAAAGAATACCAAAACACAAGTGTTGTTATTGAAGGACACAGTTCAGCTTCTGGTACTGAAAAATATAACCTAATGCTTTCGCAAAAGCGTGCTGATACCATTAAAGACTTATTAATTAATAAGTTTTCTATCGATGCTAGCCGTTTATCTGCAAAAGGCTTTGGTGAAACACAGTTGATTGCTCAAGGAACTTCGCTTGCAGACAATAGTGTAAACCGCAGAGTTGTCGCGAAAATAGAAACTGTTGTTAAAAAAGTGATTACAAAATAAGGCTAAATAGCCTAACTAAAAGGGAAGCCATTTTGGCTTCCCTTTTTTATTACTCTTGATAAATCAGTTTACTCGATGTGTATAGAGCGCAAGATTAAAAGCCTATATAACGTTGGGCTAATTAATTACAATCACTCAGATAAAGTGATTATCTGAAGGACATAAGACCTCGCCAATATTATGCATTCGCATTATTAGCCGTTAAAATTTACAGACCTTAATAAACAAAAAAAGCGCAAATATTCCAACTCCCCACCAAAGTAACTTTTAGGCTATCTTTGCTAGCGGTTGCCACAAAGTTCACTAAATTTAAGTCTTAATTTATTTCGAGTCTGCCCCGCTTAGCTATTAAGTCGGTCATTCTCGCGATTTATCGGCACGGCTTAAAAGTGCTATTTTAAGTGGTCTAGATTTATCGACCAATTCAACTTATATCACAAAAGATAACTGCTCAGTAAGACTGACATTTTGATAACTCCAAATGAGCGTGATTATTCTAAAGCGGTGTTTGATCAATAATCGGTTTAAAACGAAATGTGTGATCGTATTCTCCCAGAATTACGGGTAGGCATGTTCCAAAACTTATCAACAAACAAAACACATGAACACAGCTCATAAATCAATGAAATAAAATCAATTTTATTCATCTAACGAACCAAGTATAAAACACACTCTGCTTTTAACTTTAAACCATATTACCCTTGCTTATCAATTAAGCCTCTAGGTATATACCAACAAGATGATGAAGGCAGTTGACTGGGAACATCAAAAAAGAAAATTAAAAGCCCCAATGATCACGAAATAAATTTAGGTTTATCTCAGGAAATAGGATAACGGATCACAATGAATAAAGACTTTACATTTACTATTAAGAGCACTTGTCTTGATGAAAACTATCAGCCCTCAGACAATACGCGTATCACGACCAACTTTGCTAATTTAGCGAGAGGAAAAAGCCGTCAAGCGAACTTACGCAACGCTTTAAATATGATTGACAATAGTTTTAATGCGTTGGCACATTGGGATAACCACCAAGCAGCACGTTATTCTGTCGAACTTGAAATCATTTCCGTTGATATAGATATTGAAGGCAGTGGTCAAACCTTCCCATCAATTGAAATATTGAAAACGAATATTGTTGATCATAAAAATAACAAACACATTGAAGGCATTGTAGGAAATAATTTTTCCTCTTATGTGCGAGATTATGATTTCAGCGTATTGTTGTTAGATCATAATAAGGATCAATCAAAATTTAGCATTCCAGATAATTTTGGCGACCTACATGGCAAGCTCTTTAAATATTTTGTAAATTCGAGCGCTTACCAGCAACACTTTAAGAAGCCACCGGTAATATGTCTCAGTGTTTCTAATAACAAGACTTATCATCAGACTGAAAACCACCATCCCGTATTAGGTGTTGAATACCAGCCAAATGAATCTTCTTTGACTGAGCAATATTTCAAAAAAATGGGCTTACAGGTTCGCTATTTTATGCCACCAAATAGTGTTGCGCCTTTGGCTTTTCACTTCTTTGGTGATTTGCTTAATGATTATACTAATCTTGAACTTTTAAGCACCATCAGCACGATGGAAACTTTTCAAAAAATCTACCGACCTGAGATTTATAATGCGAATGCTGTTGCAGGTAAATGCTATCAACCAAATTTAATGAATCTAGATCATTCATTAACTCACATTGTTTATGATCGAGAAGAACGAAACAAGATGGCTAATCACCAGGGAAAATTTGCTGAAGAGCACTTCATCAAACCCTACCAAACGGTTCTTGAGCAATGGTCTGCTAGTTACGCTCAATAGCTATATTTAATATTTATCTTTGATAAATACCCTAAACTTACGGCATCAACTATTATGAAAAAATTATTACCTACTTCAACGGCAGGCAGTTTACCTAAACCCTCTTGGCTTGCACAACCTGAAACTCTTTGGTCTCCTTGGAAATTACAAGGTGACGAATTAATTGAAGGAAAACAAGATGCTCTACGTTTGTCATTACAAGATCAACAACAAGCAGGTATTGATATTGTCAGTGATGGCGAGCAAACACGCCAACATTTTGTGACTACATTTCTTGAGCACCTCAACGGAGTTGACTTTCAAAAACGCAAGACCATAAAAATTCGTAATCGCTATGATGCGAGTGTACCTACGGTTGTTGGTGCTGTTTCACGCCAAAAATCAGTTTTTGTTGAAGATGCCAAGTTTTTACGTCAACAAACCAAAAGCCCCATTAAATGGGCGCTGCCAGGTCCGATGACGATGATAGATACCCTTTATGATAACCATTATAAAAGTCGAGAAAAGCTAGCTTGGGAATTTGCCAAAATCCTCAATGAAGAAGCCAGAGAGTTAGAAGCAGCGGGTGTTGATATCATTCAATTCGATGAGCCTGCATTTAATGTGTTTTTTGATGAGGTTAATGATTGGGGTGTGGCTTGTTTAGAGAGAGCAATTGAAGGGCTTAACTGTGAAACAGCTGTACATATTTGCTATGGTTATGGCATTAAAGCTAATACAGATTGGAAAAAAACCTTGGGGTCTCAGTGGCGACAATATGAAGAAGCCTTCCCCAAACTGCAAAAATCTACTATCGATATTATCTCGTTAGAATGTCATAACTCTCATGTACCAATCGAGCTACTTGAACTTATTCGAGGTAAAAAAGTGATGGTAGGAGCCATTGATGTCGCAACCAATACCATTGAAACACCAGAGGAAGTCGCCAAGACGCTACGAGAAGCCCTCAAGTATGTCGAAGCCGACAAGCTCTACCCTTGTACAAATTGTGGCATGGCCCCTTTATCTCGTCAGGTAGCAAAGGGGAAATTAAATGCGTTAAGGGCAGGTGCAGAAATAGTTAGAAGAGAACTATCCAATAGTAACTAACTGATATAATGGTGTTTAGCTAAATTTGGCTATGGCTTTCCCACAACTGAGCCAAATTGGCCATGCTTGAGCTGTTATTTACTTAAAGACCTAACAACGTATGCTGCAGTTGCCCGTTGAATTGATAGTAGGTTCTTTAGCGTTATTAAAAATAAAAGTAGTCGTTAATGAATATCATTGAATTTATAACAAATAATATCTCGCCATTTTGTGCATTGATTGCCACAGGTGTATTCGCAGGTATTTTAGCGGGCTTGTTAGGCGTAGGTGGCGGTATCGTAATCGTACCTGTATTATTTTTCTTGTTTCAGAGCTTTGGCGTATCACCAGAGTCTGCAATGCTAGTTGCGACAGCAACCTCGCTGGCCACCATAGTACCAACATCTGTTAGTTCTATTCGTTCTCACCATAAAAAAGGTAATGTCGATTTTGACCTGCTCAAACGCTGGGCTGTCTTTATTCTTATCGGGGTATTGCTTGGTAGCTGGTTAGTAACTCTTGTTGAAGGTACTATGCTTACTATGTTGTTTGGGGTGATAGCGATTTTATCGGCACTAAATATGTTGTTCCGCACGGGGAAATCCGCTTTGTACCAGAAACTACCGAATACAACAGGACAAACGGTAATGGGGGTATCCATTGGCTTCTTCAGTTCTATGGTCGGGATTGGCGGCGGAACTATTTCGGTGCCACTACTCACTCTATATAACTATCCCGCCCACAAGGCCATTGGCACCGCAGCGGCAATAGGGTTAATAATTTCATTGCCGGGTGCGCTAACAATGTTGACATTCGGCAGTACGCCAACCGATGCTCCAGCGGGTACATTTGGTTTGGTCAATCTATTTGCCTTCACTTGTATTGTGCCGCTAACCGTATTATTTGCACCGGTGGGGGCATCATTAGCAGCAAAATTAGATGCGGTAAAACTGAAAAAAATCTTTGCCTTCATATTACTATTTACGGGCTTACGTATGTTGGCGCAACTTTTCTTATAGATTTTATTGCTGTTCATTGTTGCTGAACAATAAATGATAATTGTAAATCAACTTATTTGATTGATAAAATGCTGAACTTCATCAATCAATCAAGTTCATCATCAAAGCTAAAAACAGGAGTTAACGGGTGTTAGAAAGGATCCATTTAGAAATACTAACCGCAATAAAAGAGCATGGAACCCTAACTAAAGCCGCTGATTCGTTGCACTTATCCCAATCTGCGTTAAGTCACAGCATCAAAAAGTTAGAAGGCCTAATTGCTACTCCAATATGGAAAAAAGAGGGGCGAAACCTACGTCTTACCGCTGCTGGAGAGCGAAT from Colwellia sp. PAMC 20917 includes these protein-coding regions:
- the sigX gene encoding RNA polymerase sigma factor SigX, translating into MTTLNERELVALVQASLPYDTRLFQQLIAPYLPVLKGYCVKLLKHQPDAEDVVQETIIKVLAHLKNFKWAVSFKAWLFKIAHNECINKIRDRRWDTIEHNDEYLESIIDDDSSHEDFGTALSLLMVNLSFADRNIMLLRYRTGLEFQEIADICHLNISAVKMRHKRVVDFLQQRLKQ
- a CDS encoding OmpA family protein encodes the protein MKTFNMTLIAALISSPLAAETIDKTWELGVFSDYIKSDTNKENNIDWQQIEAGKSLGIDLQKIINERWDIRLELAKTRYDIENGNDKDYGTRAGIDAIYKVEDSSFYLFTGVKRFNNVRSYNAANVGAGYNLQINDRFSLYSEAAVYRDLDYGQTDQGIKLGVKYTFGDVKKSPVVNKAVVNKPVMETMKPTTPVVKKVMMVDTDNDGVSDNNDRCANTPANVKVDSQGCTLYSEKSVEIKLNVIFENNSSLVKPAMVDDVQRLADFMKEYQNTSVVIEGHSSASGTEKYNLMLSQKRADTIKDLLINKFSIDASRLSAKGFGETQLIAQGTSLADNSVNRRVVAKIETVVKKVITK
- a CDS encoding mechanosensitive ion channel family protein, translating into MDTENITDKAYSGLITVWHKVVTFLPDLIVAILFLLVGWIISTLIKNFLHKSLIKIGFDTFLNKLGLDSLLKKMDVTLTGSQVVASLISTFFLLIFLLAALDILGLTVLSGLIDTLVLFLPKLLASLAVLICGFFVAQIVFNGVKIAAKNTGIDYGRSVAEVCRGIIIVITVSLSITQLDIDVSLLNNIMTVLIGSVGLAAAISLGIGTKAMAQEIVAGVYLREMYQIGDVIEVTDIKGTLAVIGSVASKVMAADESLTTIPNTFLLANKVIKQ
- a CDS encoding DUF3016 domain-containing protein → MIKPLFTLLTALILSSMIFTIPTVQAAEVNITWTEPDKYRDIDSGTEGRKRFRENMFNEFEKHLSKLAKALPASQILNIDVTDIDLAGDVLASGLHQIRVIKDLYFPRIKLSFTLINAEKVIILSDNVNLKDMSFMMGGRLKYRNNALGYEKKLLDDWFKDAFADYVDK
- a CDS encoding DUF1852 domain-containing protein codes for the protein MNKDFTFTIKSTCLDENYQPSDNTRITTNFANLARGKSRQANLRNALNMIDNSFNALAHWDNHQAARYSVELEIISVDIDIEGSGQTFPSIEILKTNIVDHKNNKHIEGIVGNNFSSYVRDYDFSVLLLDHNKDQSKFSIPDNFGDLHGKLFKYFVNSSAYQQHFKKPPVICLSVSNNKTYHQTENHHPVLGVEYQPNESSLTEQYFKKMGLQVRYFMPPNSVAPLAFHFFGDLLNDYTNLELLSTISTMETFQKIYRPEIYNANAVAGKCYQPNLMNLDHSLTHIVYDREERNKMANHQGKFAEEHFIKPYQTVLEQWSASYAQ
- a CDS encoding sulfite exporter TauE/SafE family protein, translating into MNIIEFITNNISPFCALIATGVFAGILAGLLGVGGGIVIVPVLFFLFQSFGVSPESAMLVATATSLATIVPTSVSSIRSHHKKGNVDFDLLKRWAVFILIGVLLGSWLVTLVEGTMLTMLFGVIAILSALNMLFRTGKSALYQKLPNTTGQTVMGVSIGFFSSMVGIGGGTISVPLLTLYNYPAHKAIGTAAAIGLIISLPGALTMLTFGSTPTDAPAGTFGLVNLFAFTCIVPLTVLFAPVGASLAAKLDAVKLKKIFAFILLFTGLRMLAQLFL
- the pmbA gene encoding metalloprotease PmbA yields the protein MTETMNAKQSMNEQLRDVEQRVAQVLDLAKSLGADAAEASISRQQGLSVGTRFGEVETVEFTNDGALGITVYQQGRKGSASTADLSEAALKQTVQAAVNIAKYTSVDDCSGLADKDMLEMSPADLDLYHPKVLTTDQAIQLAKECEDSALAYDPRITNSDGASLDSFEGYKVYGNTNGQIVGYPSSRHSLSCVMIASEGDDMQRDYAYTVNRDFDLMDNGVAIGVQASKEALSRLNAQKLPTGKVPVMFRADIANSIFGHFIAAISGGNLYRKSSFLMDAIGKQVFPDFLNISERPHILKGLASSAFDSEGIKTVDREIIVDGCLDTYLLTSYSARKLGLKSTGHAGGIHNWQINAKGSANGGDFNAMLKKLGTGFLVTELMGQGVNVVNGDYSRGAAGFWVENGEIAYPVSEVTIAGNLSDIFKGLVAVGSDVDLRGSILTGSLLIEEMQVGGN
- a CDS encoding methionine synthase — protein: MKKLLPTSTAGSLPKPSWLAQPETLWSPWKLQGDELIEGKQDALRLSLQDQQQAGIDIVSDGEQTRQHFVTTFLEHLNGVDFQKRKTIKIRNRYDASVPTVVGAVSRQKSVFVEDAKFLRQQTKSPIKWALPGPMTMIDTLYDNHYKSREKLAWEFAKILNEEARELEAAGVDIIQFDEPAFNVFFDEVNDWGVACLERAIEGLNCETAVHICYGYGIKANTDWKKTLGSQWRQYEEAFPKLQKSTIDIISLECHNSHVPIELLELIRGKKVMVGAIDVATNTIETPEEVAKTLREALKYVEADKLYPCTNCGMAPLSRQVAKGKLNALRAGAEIVRRELSNSN
- the yjgA gene encoding ribosome biogenesis factor YjgA translates to MPDSANDIDELDEELKSKSEVKREMIQLQIFGQSLIDLSKHQRSKIPFTEEIKDALILADKIKNKHEALRRHVRHLARILSESDLEPIKHALDVMANKHQQETAKFVKLEKMRDDAIDKGNDFVEALLNEHESMERQKLRQLVRQAAKEKKAEKLGKYYKELFDYLKLHTRQIN
- the epmB gene encoding EF-P beta-lysylation protein EpmB, which gives rise to MPQIIPQISEQLHISWQKELSNVVTDPKKLLDMLEIDSQDYLQHFAARKLFPVRVPRPFITRMKKGDFNDPLLKQVMPLSDEFVISDGYSMDPLEEHDTVAEGLLHKYKHRVLMIIKSGCAVNCRYCFRRHFPYDENSPNKIRWQPALKYIADHPEINEVIFSGGDPLMASDDHLQWLIEQLEPIKHLTRLRIHTRLPIVIPQRITTSLVNILSETRLKATMVLHINHPNEIDDEVKQALEKLRVARIPLFNQSVLLKGVNDDAKLLCQLSETLFDSGIQPYYLHMFDPVQGVAHFDICEEEAKIIVQKMMAILPGFLMPKLVREIAGEANKTPINLA
- the efp gene encoding elongation factor P — translated: MANFSTNQFKAGLKLMIDGEPCNILENELVKPGKGQAFSRVKIRKLISNKVLEKTFKSGESCEGADVMETELAYLYADGEFWHFMNNDTFEQIAADEKAVVDCIKWLKEGDLCTITLWNGSPITVTTPNFVDLDVTETDPGLKGDTAGTGGKPATLHTGAVIRVPLFIQIGETVKVDTRTGEYVSRASK